The following proteins come from a genomic window of Rutidosis leptorrhynchoides isolate AG116_Rl617_1_P2 chromosome 10, CSIRO_AGI_Rlap_v1, whole genome shotgun sequence:
- the LOC139870262 gene encoding uncharacterized protein: MAVRNRFEMASLQKDIDLVSKSVWNAIKKCIDEVTSSHVLNGFNLRMCIGNGQLANFWFDPWHDGTPLAVSFPRLLNLENNKLCKVIDRVNIPIENYSWRRMPRGGVESSQLHSFMNIVNHVQIVDECDQWCWDGFNFGSYNVSQARKMIDKVDHASSTFPTLWCRYVPIRFKVFIWRLRLRRLPTKLNLLAKGLDFDNGACSMCSNCLEDDLHIFVSCDTTKLLWRQVGRWIMDIPLWSSIDGIWSWVDGVPISDKKRITVRAIIISTLWYIWRLRNSIVFKDSKFKNGMYLIALLLLTLIGCMQGLKRVESIGRCGYKTL; this comes from the exons ATGGCTGTTAGAAACCGGTTTGAGATGGCTAGTCTCCAAAAAGATATAGACCTAGTCTCCAAAA GTGTGTGGAATGCTATCAAAAAATGCATTGATGAGGTTACTTCATCACACGTTTTAAATGGGTTCAATTTGCGAATGTGTATCGGAAACGGGCAATTAGCGAATTTTTGGTTCGACCCTTGGCATGATGGCACTCCGCTTGCTGTTTCTTTCCCAAGATTGCTTAACCTGGAGAACAACAAGTTATGCAAAGTTATTGATCGAGTGAATATCCCGATCGAAAATTATTCATGGCGTAGAATGCCTAGAGGTGGCGTAGAGTCATCTCAGCTTCATTCCTTTATGAATATAGTGAATCATGTGCAGATTGTTGACGAATGCGATCAATGGTGCTGGGACGGATTCAATTTTGGTTCTTATAATGTTTCACAAGCTAGAAAGATGATTGACAAAGTGGATCATGCTAGTTCTACATTTCCTACTCTATGGTGCAGATATGTTCCTATAAGATTCAAAGTTTTCATTTGGCGTTTAAGACTCCGGCGTCTTCCTACTAAATTAAATCTTCTGGCGAAAGGTTTGGATTTTGACAATGGGGCTTGTAGTATGTGCTCGAACTGTTTAGAAGACGATTTGCACATTTTTGTCTCTTGTGATACAACAAAACTTTTATGGAGACAAGTAGGGAGATGGATCATGGATATCCCTTTGTGGAGTTCAATTGATGGTATTTGGTCATGGGTGGATGGTGTTCCTATAAGCGACAAGAAAAGAATCACTGTTCGGGCGATCATCATATCGACTCTATGGTACATTTGGAGGCTCCGGAATAGCATAGTCTTCAAAGATTCAAAATTCAAAAACGGCATGTATTTGATAGCATTGTTGCTTCTAACTTTAATTGGTTGTATGCAAGGTTTAAAAAGAGTAGAGTCAATTGGTCGGTGTGGTTACAAGACCCTCTGA
- the LOC139873199 gene encoding calmodulin-7, which translates to MADQLTDDQISEFKEAFSLFDKDGDGCITTKELGTVMRSLGQNPTEAELQDMINEVDADGNGTIDFPEFLNLMARKMKDTDSEEELKEAFRVFDKDQNGFISAAELRHVMTNLGEKLTDEEVDEMIREADVDGDGQINYEEFVKVMMAK; encoded by the exons atgGCGGATCAACTAACTGATGACCAGATCTCTGAATTCAAAGAAGCTTTTAGCCTATTTGATAAAGATGGCGATG GTTGCATCACAACAAAGGAGCTTGGAACTGTGATGAGATCACTAGGGCAGAATCCAACCGAGGCTGAACTTCAGGACATGATTAACGAAGTTGACGCCGATGGCAACGGAACCATTGATTTCCCCGAGTTTCTAAATCTAATGGCCAGGAAGATGAAGGATACAGACTCTGAAGAAGAACTGAAGGAAGCATTCAGAGTTTTCGATAAAGATCAGAACGGCTTCATTTCGGCTGCCGAGCTTCGTCACGTCATGACGAATCTCGGGGAGAAACTTACGGATGAAGAAGTCGATGAGATGATTCGAGAAGCTGATGTTGATGGTGATGGTCAAATCAACTATGAAGAGTTTGTTAAGGTTATGATGGCCAAGTAA